A segment of the Symmachiella macrocystis genome:
GGCAAGGCCAAGCACAAGTTGTACGTCGGCGAAGCTTTGAATCTACACACACGATTGACCGCACAATTTGGCGACGCAGACGCGCATGCGAATTGGACCAGTTTTTCTAAAACGCTGACGATCCAAACCTTCCGCACCGAAACGGCCCCGGCGGAAATGCTGGCGTGGCAAAGTTGTCTGATCGACAGATACAACCCGCGATTAAATTTCCACGAATTGCGCACGACGGTTTGATCGCGTTGCGCGCAATTCATTCCTTGCCGACGCTGCCCAATGCAAAACCATTCAACGTAGCTGGACCAGGATTGCATCTCCCGCAGCGCAAAAAAAACCACCCGTGCCAAACAACGGCACAGGTGGCTCTCTCACAGCCGACGGCTCGGGAGGGCCGTCGCACAGATTCCCGATCGCCACGCGGTGACCTTCCAAGGCCTGACGGGTTGCCAGGGGAAATTGATCAGGCCCAGGATGACGCGGGCGACCGGGGTAGCGGGTTATTTCGTGAACTTCAGGCCGGGATCTTTGGGATCGCCACCCTGAATCTTGAAGTCAAAACCCTTCTCGGTGGGCGTCATGATTCCGACCAACTTGTCGCCGTCCTTCTTGCGGACCAGCGTCATTTCGTTGCCCGAGACCGTGTACGTCCCTTCAAAACTGCTCGTCTCGTCTTTGGACTTAAAGGTCCATACAAAAGTCTTGTCGGCGTTGAGTACAAATTGAAACTCGACACCCTCTGCCGGGCTGGCCCGGAACTCACCCACGATTTTGGCCTGCTCAGGCAACTTCGCTTCTTTGGGCTGTTGCACTGGGTCGGTCGAAGCCGGACCCGCATTGCCGGCGTTGCTCAAGGCTCCCAAACCGGTCGAGTTGGTTTCAACGCTGGTTTGCGGCTGCTCGGCCGGTTGTTGGTATTGAGCCGGTTGCTGAGTTTCGACTTCTTGTCCGGTGATCGTCCCCAGCATCTTGGCCGCCAACTCATCACGCGGTTCCAATGCGACGACTTGCGTCAATTCCTTCGCTGCCGATTCGATGTGGTTCAGCATCAGGTAGTGATAGGCCAACAGAAAGCGAATCGCCGGGTCTTGTTTGTTTTGGTCGCGAGTTTCCTCCAAGTCTCGCAGTCGTGCCGTGTAAATGTCCGCTGAAGGGTACAAGTTTTTGAGCGTGTCCCAGTTCCAACCCGGTCCAGCTGTCAACGCCACATGAGCAGAGGCAGCCGCTTGTCCGTATTGTTTCATCGAGAACAAAACCAGCGAACGAAACTGATGCAGGTCCGAATTGCTGGGCATCTCTTTGATCGCCAACTCAATTTTCTCCATCGCCGTTTTCAGGTCGCCGGCATAGAAAGCTTCACGAGCTTCCGCAAAGTAGTTTGAAGCGATTTCCGAAAGTTGCGGATCCTCGCCCGCCACTTCGAGCGGCTGGTTGTAGTCGTATACCGAGATGACGTTAGCCACGCAGTAAGGATTGCAGTACGTGTAGGTCGGTCTCACATTCACAAAGCTGCTGTAGAGACCGAATCCCCAACCGAAGTAGCGGCGGTGACGTCTGTGACCGAAACCCCACCCGTGGTG
Coding sequences within it:
- a CDS encoding tetratricopeptide repeat protein; translated protein: MKTFQKTLIVASLALTMTFAANLEDAAARGRSGGGSRGGSRGGFSRGGGSRGGSSRGGFNRGGGSRGGSNRGGFNRGGSSRGGNRGGTQSRGPSNGGRHNGGRHNGGFQNGGRHNNGGSQKGGRQIGGSKMGGRHIGGRHNGGRHRGGQHKGHWNHGGHHHKHGKGFGKWHGGHFGHRHGRRHHHGWGFGHRRHRRYFGWGFGLYSSFVNVRPTYTYCNPYCVANVISVYDYNQPLEVAGEDPQLSEIASNYFAEAREAFYAGDLKTAMEKIELAIKEMPSNSDLHQFRSLVLFSMKQYGQAAASAHVALTAGPGWNWDTLKNLYPSADIYTARLRDLEETRDQNKQDPAIRFLLAYHYLMLNHIESAAKELTQVVALEPRDELAAKMLGTITGQEVETQQPAQYQQPAEQPQTSVETNSTGLGALSNAGNAGPASTDPVQQPKEAKLPEQAKIVGEFRASPAEGVEFQFVLNADKTFVWTFKSKDETSSFEGTYTVSGNEMTLVRKKDGDKLVGIMTPTEKGFDFKIQGGDPKDPGLKFTK